A single region of the Lates calcarifer isolate ASB-BC8 linkage group LG16_LG22, TLL_Latcal_v3, whole genome shotgun sequence genome encodes:
- the napba gene encoding N-ethylmaleimide-sensitive factor attachment protein, beta a produces the protein MDNSGKEKEAMQLMAEADKKVKASGSFLGGMFGGNHKVEDACEMYARAANMFKMAKNWSAAGNAFCQAARLHMQLQNKLDSATSFVDAGNAYKKADPQEAINCLNQAIDIYTDMGRFTIAAKHHITIAEIYESELVDIEKAIAHYEQAADYYKGEESNSSANKCLLKVGHYSAQLEQYQKAIEIYEQVAMSTMDNPLLKYNAKEYFFKASLCHFIVDELNAKLAIEKYEEMFPAFSDSRELKLLKKLLEAHEEQNSEAFTEAVKEFDSVSRLDQWLTTMLLRIKKTIQGDAGDLK, from the exons ATGGACAACTCCGGCAAAGAGAAGGAGGCCATGCAGCTGATGGCTGAAGCCGACAAAAAGGTCAAAGCGTCCGGATCCTTCCTCGGAGGGATGTTCGG gggGAACCATAAGGTGGAGGATGCCTGTGAAATGTATGCCAGAGCAGCCAACATGTTTAAGATGGCAAAGAACTGGAGTG ctGCGGGGAACGCATTCTGTCAGGCCGCTCGGCTCCACATGCAGCTTCAGAACAAACTGGACTCCGCCACCAGCTTCGTCGACGCTGGCAACGCCTACAAGAAGGCCGACCCACAGG AGGCCATCAACTGTCTAAATCAGGCCATTGACATCTACACCGACATG GGTCGTTTCACCATTGCAGCCAAACATCACATCACTATAGCGGAGATTTATGAATCTGAGCTGGTTGATATTGAGAAG gccATTGCCCACTATGAGCAGGCAGCAGATTACTACAAGGGAGAAGAATCTAACAG ctcaGCCAACAAATGTCTTCTGAAGGTCGGACACTACAGTGCTCAGCTGGAGCAGTACCAAAAAGCTATTGAAATCTATGAACAG gttGCAATGAGCACCATGGACAATCCTCTGTTGAAGTACAACGCTAAAGAGTATTTCTTCAAGGCTTCACTGTGTCACTTCATAGTAGATGAACTGAATGCCAAG ttggCCATTGAGAAGTATGAGGAGATGTTTCCAGCCTTCTCAGACTCAAGAGAGCTCAAACTGTTAAAG AAACTCCTAGAAGCCCACGAGGAGCAGAACAGCGAGGCGTTCACAGAGGCCGTCAAAGAGTTCGACTCTGTGTCTCGTCTGGACCAGTGGTTGACCACGATGCTCCTTCGCATCAAAAAGACCATCCAGGGAGATGCTGGGGACCTGAAATAG
- the cdc5l gene encoding cell division cycle 5-like protein gives MPRIMIKGGVWRNTEDEILKAAVMKYGKNQWSRIASLLHRKSAKQCKARWYEWLDPSIKKTEWSREEEEKLLHLAKLMPTQWRTIAPIIGRTAAQCLEHYEYLLDKAAQRDNEEEVGDDPRKLKPGEIDPNPETKPARPDPVDMDEDELEMLSEARARLANTQGKKAKRKAREKQLEEARRLAALQKRRELRAAGIDVQKKRKKKRGVDYNAEIPFEKKPAPGFYDTSMEQYDALEPNFKRLRQQHLDGELRNEREERERKKDKQKIKKKKESDLPSAILQTSGVAEFTKKRSKLVLPAPQISDAELEEVVKLGVASEVARQAAEESESGNSASSTLLSEYSVTNTMTTGLRTPRTPAAQDRILQEAQNLMALTNIDTPLKGGLNTPLHESDFSGVTPQRQQIQTPNTVLSTPFRTPGPGQGSEGMTPQAGGGMTPRGAATPGLTPGRTPLRDKLNINSEEQLTDPAYAKHMQRESLQQLKQGLMSLPVPKNDFEIVLPENAEKELEETETDTGFIEDSADIEARKQAQREAEREKELKLRHTAVQRNLPRPTEVNESVLRPASIEPLSDLQLAEELIKQEMITMLHHDCLHHPSANAANQLQRGKTRGPTSASNNASHIAYLETHSYKSISTEEMEQAKTVLAAEMEVVKTGMGHGDLSMEAYSQVWEECYGQVLYLPGQNRYTRANLASKKDRIESLEKKLEVNRGHMTAEARRAAKLEKKLKILLGGFQSRALGLLKQHNELWEQVEQAATELQTFTQLKKQEDTAIPRRLEALREDVERQMERERELQQRYGELLMERESLLNSAQKY, from the exons ATGCCGCGTATTATGATAAAAGGAGGCGTCTGGCGCAACACTGAG GATGAGATCCTCAAGGCGGCGGTGATGAAATATGGGAAAAACCAGTGGTCTCGTATTGCCTCCCTTCTGCACCGCAAGTCTGCCAAACAGTGTAAAGCCAGATG gtatGAGTGGTTGGATCCCAGCATCAAGAAAACAGAATGgtccagagaggaggaggagaagctgcttCATTTGGCCAAGCTGATGCCCACTCAGTGGAGGACCATTGCGCCTATCATAGGACGCACTGCTGCCCAGTGTCTAGAGCACTACGAATACCTGCT agaCAAGGCGGCTCAAAGAGATAATGAGGAAGAAGTGGGAGACGACCCCAGAAAGTTGAAACCAGGAGAGATTGACCCCAATCCTGAAACTAAACCTGCCAGACCTGACCCTGTGGATATGGATGAAG ATGAGTTGGAAATGCTATCAGAGGCCAGGGCTCGACTGGCCAATACCCAGGGCAAGAAAGCCAAGAGGAAGGcaagagagaaacagctggAGGAAGCCAG ACGGTTGGCTGCTCTGCAGAAGCGCAGAGAGCTGAGAGCAGCAGGAATCGATGttcagaagaagaggaagaagaagagaggagtggACTACAACGCCGAAATCCCCTTTGAAAAGAAGCCTGCACCG GGTTTCTATGACACCAGCATGGAGCAGTATGACGCACTGGAGCCAAACTTCAAACGACTCAGACAGCAGCACTTGGATGGAGAACTACGCAA TGAGcgtgaggagagggagagaaagaaagataaacagaagataaagaagaagaaagagagcgATCTGCCGTCTGCCATCCTCCAAACCAGCGGAGTGGCAGAGTTCACCAAAAAACGCTCCAAACTGGTTTTACCTGCACCACAG ATCAGTGACGCAGAGTTGGAGGAAGTCGTCAAATTGGGTGTCGCCAGTGAGGTCGCCCGTCaagctgcagaggagagtgaAAGTGGTAACTCAGCCTCATCCACACTCCTGTCAGAGTACAGCGTCACCAACACCATGACAACGGGACTACGTACCCCCCGCACCCCTGCTGCCCAGGACAGGATACTACAG gaagCTCAGAACCTGATGGCTCTGACCAACATCGACACTCCTCTGAAGGGAGGCCTCAACACTCCTCTGCACGAGAGTGACTTCAGTGGAGTGACACCTCAGCGGCAGCAGATACAAACACCCAACACTGTTCTCAGTACACCATTCAG AACTCCTGGAccaggtcaggggtcagagggcATGACCCCTCAAGCCGGAGGAGGGATGACTCCACGTGGGGCTGCAACCCCGGGTTTGACCCCTGGCCGTACACCTCTGCGAGACAAACTGAATATTAACAGCGAGGAGCAACTGACTGACCCTGCATACGCTAAGCACATG caAAGGGAaagcctgcagcagctgaagcagggcctgatgtcacttcctgttcccaAGAACGACTTTGAGATTGTTCTTCCagaaaatgcagagaaagaactcgaagaaacagagacagacactggGTTCATAGAGGACTCAGCCGACATAGAGGCACGCAAGCAG gctcagcgggaggcagaaagagagaaggagctgAAGCTGCGCCACACAGCTGTTCAGAGGAATCTCCCCAGACCAACTGAG GTAAACGAGTCCGTCCTCCGTCCCGCTTCCATAGAGCCGCTCTCTGACCTCCAGTTGGCTGAGGAGCTgatcaaacaggaaatgatcaCCATGCTGCACCACGACTGCCTGCATCACCCGTCGGCCAATGCAGCCAACCAACTGCAGCGCGGCAAAACCAGAGGCCCCACTTCTGCGTCAAACAACGCATCACACATAGCTTACCTGGAAACACACTCTTACAAGTCAATCAGCACAGAGGAGATGGAACAg GCTAAAACAGTACTGGCAGCAGAAATGGAGGTGGTGAAGACAGGAATGGGTCACGGTGATCTCAGCATGGAGGCCTACAGCCAGGTGTGGGAGGAATGCTACGGACAG gtgttATATCTACCTGGTCAGAACAGATACACCAGAGCCAACCTGGCATCAAAGAAGGACCGTATTGAAAGCCTGGAGAAAAAACTCGAG GTGAACCGTGGTCACATGACAGCGGAGGCCAGGAGAGCAGCTAAGCTGGAGAAGAAACTCAAAATCCTGCTGGGAGGATTTCAGTCAAGAGCACTGGGGCTCCTGAAGCAGCACAATGAACTGTGGGAACAG